From a single Thermothielavioides terrestris NRRL 8126 chromosome 1, complete sequence genomic region:
- a CDS encoding 60S ribosomal protein L43, with product LTDNAAEVGISGKYGVRYGASIRKQLKRLEIRQHARYTCAFCGKFSVKRVSAGIWECHRCKKTMTGGAYQLSTLAGASARSTLRRLREIHEGCMQPC from the exons CTGACTGACAATGCCGCAGAAGTCGGTATTTCGGGCAAGTACGGTGTGAG GTACGGCGCTTCCATCCGTAAGCAACTCAAGCGCCTGGAGATACGGCAACACGCTCGTTACACCTG CGCGTTCTGCGGTAAATTCTCCGTTAAGCGCGTGTCTGCAGGCATCTGGGAGTGCCATCGCTGCAAGAAGACCATGACCGGAGGAGCCTACCAACTCTC AACTCTCGCTGGTGCGAGCGCCCGATCCACTCttcgccgcctgcgcgagaTCCATGAGGGCTGCATGCAACCCTGCTAA